In a single window of the Rhodamnia argentea isolate NSW1041297 chromosome 2, ASM2092103v1, whole genome shotgun sequence genome:
- the LOC115731655 gene encoding helicase sen1-like, with amino-acid sequence MQNVRRLPFANVTGFVEGEKNAYHVEVDYWRNRSSNRGKEPYKTSPGDVLMLTNAKPDTIPSLERFAGRWAFASVAAMVEDDDDGDARTSTKFIVKALLDDEMNDVRNCKSMFAVYLMNAVTNDRIWNGLHRFWNLKIVKEVLRTDSVAEKDCNLCIAHSLGSGHEGLNKSLFGSLNESQTKAVLACLDTIECQHRSAVEMIQGPPGTGKTKTVAALLFTLLKRKHRTLVCAPTNVAIRELASRVLQLVKQSGCTTCGESLMCNLGDMLCIGNKERMKVDSDMEEIYLDHRVNRVAECFSVVTGWRRCLTSMIDTLDDCVLEYHILLDKECNIIWEHNGNDLGSKCRSGKNESKPEFKSFVDFFKHRFKSSAESLRRCFSILCTHISKSYLLEQNFQDIKSLLILLDSFEILLYREKLDSGKLKEAFSSCPSSFKTCTDTLYTSLSMKRRDCLSVLQSLNTSLGRLNLPTFTSKSMIAEFCHQAASLIFCTVSSSYKLCSMEIEPVSLLVIDEAAQLKECESMIPLQLRGVRHAVLVGDECQLPAMVESKLSYKAGFGRSLFERLSSLGHPRHLLNVQHRMHPAISRFPISTFYKNQILDGPNVTGKSYSKCHLQWPMFGPYSFIDISNGREEVGDDGRSLRNYVEVGVVSTILKNLYEACKSSGEDLSVGVISPYGAQVAAIQQEIGKGYENIKGFTVKVRSVDGFQGGEEDVIIVSTVRSNPRGSIGFVSDAKRTNVTLTRARYSLWILGNERTLTRSKSVWEALVHDAKIRGCFFSVDDVKAALDGRNNQLDDPVDGSGVLFRNERWRANCFQDAKSRGCSSRTNEVKAISDGKKEDSRLDDPRDGISVLFKNARWRVFFGDNFVKSFRKLASLATRMAILNLLSKLAGGWRPEKSNVGLFPKSSSHMVKQFKVEGLYVLGTVDILKELRYIQILKIWDVLPLMDAMRLAERLGIEFKAYTDDFIGRCNEKCLEGDQEVPKTWDSSDGIARFHGTGADISNPGASESLLSMRFHPSSSSIVRHLLSKDEDSEANLGSEVTGLDQEMRSIFGGLRI; translated from the exons ATGCAGAATGTACGTAGGCTGCCTTTCGCGAACGTCACTGGGTTTGTTGAAGGCGAGAAGAATGCTTACCATGTCGAAGTGGATTACTGGAGAAACAGGTCCAGTAACCGTGGCAAGGAACCTTACAAAACTTCCCCTGGGGATGTTTTGATGCTAACTAATGCTAAGCCAGATACCATTCCCAGCTTAGAAAGGTTTGCAGGAAGATGGGCATTTGCATCAGTTGCTGCGATGgtggaagacgacgacgacggggACGCTCGAACATCAACGAAGTTCATAGTCAAGGCATTACTTGACGACGAAATGAATGATGTTCGCAACTGCAAGTCCATGTTTGCAGTTTATCTGATGAATGCCGTCACTAACGATAGGATATGGAATGGGCTACACAGATTTTGGAATTTGAAGATTGTAAAGGAAGTTCTACGTACAGATTCAGTG GCTGAGAAAGATTGCAATCTCTGTATTGCTCATAGTCTTGGCTCTGGACATGAGGGTCTCAATAAGAGCTTGTTTGGTAGTCTGAATGAATCCCAGACAAAAGCAGTTCTGGCTTGTCTTGATACCATCGAGTGCCAACACAGGTCAGCTGTGGAAATGATACAGGGTCCTCCGGGGACAGGGAAGACCAAAACTGTCGCGGCTCTGCTCTTTACTCTCTTGAAAAGGAAACACAGAACCCTTGTTTGTGCTCCGACAAATGTTGCCATCAGGGAATTGGCATCTCGTGTTTTGCAGCTGGTGAAACAATCGGGTTGCACAACTTGTGGGGAAAGCTTGATGTGTAACTTAGGAGACATGCTATGTATCGGGAACAAGGAGCGGATGAAAGTAGATTCAGATATGGAGGAAATATACTTGGATCATCGCGTTAATCGTGTTGCGGAGTGCTTTTCCGTAGTCACTGGTTGGCGGCGTTGTCTAACTTCCATGATCGATACTCTCGATGACTGTGTCCTCGAATACCACATTTTACTGGACAAGGAGTGCAATATCATATGGGAGCATAATGGTAACGATCTAGGGAGCAAATGTAGAAGCGGCAAAAACGAATCCAAACCTGAATTTAAGTCATTTGTGGATTTTTTCAAGCACAGATTCAAGTCAAGTGCAGAGTCTCTCCGGAGATGCTTCTCTATCTTATGCACCCATATATCCAAAAGTTACCTTCTTGAACAAAATTTCCAGGACATTAAGTCACTTCTCATCTTACTTGATTCTTTTGAAATTCTACTATATAGAGAGAAGTTGGATTCCGGAAAGTTGAAGGAAGCATTTTCGTCATGCCCATCTTCATTCAAAACTTGCACAGATACACTATATACATCGTTGTCCATGAAGAGACGTGATTGCCTCTCTGTTTTGCAAAGTCTCAATACGTCTCTCGGAAGGCTAAACCTTCCAACATTTACGAGTAAGAGCATGATAGCGGAGTTCTGTCATCAAGCGGCTTCCTTGATTTTCTGCACTGTCTCTAGCTCGTATAAGCTATGCTCCATGGAAATAGAGCCTGTCAGTTTATTGGTGATCGATGAGGCTGCACAGTTGAAAGAATGCGAGTCAATGATTCCGCTACAACTGCGAGGTGTCAGGCACGCAGTTTTAGTTGGAGATGAATGTCAGTTGCCTGCTATGGTTGAAAGTAAG CTTTCTTACAAGGCTGGCTTTGGAAGGAGTCTATTCGAAAGATTGAGTTCTCTGGGTCATCCCAGACACCTTCTCAATGTCCAGCACAGAATGCATCCTGCGATAAGTCGCTTCCCAATATCAACCttttacaaaaatcaaattctggACGGGCCGAATGTTACTGGCAAAAGCTACAGCAAATGTCATTTGCAGTGGCCAATGTTTGGCCCCTACTCCTTCATAGATATTTCTAATGGGAGAGAAGAAGTTGGGGATGATGGACGTAGCCTTAGAAACTATGTTGAGGTAGGAGTTGTCTCGACGATTTTGAAGAATCTATATGAAG CATGCAAGTCTTCAGGAGAAGATCTAAGTGTCGGCGTGATATCTCCATATGGAGCTCAGGTTGCTGCAATACAACAGGAGATTGGAAAAGGATACGAAAACATCAAAGGCTTTACAGTGAAAGTGAGGTCAGTGGATGGGTTCCAAGGGGGTGAAGAGGACGTCATAATAGTATCCACTGTGAGATCAAACCCTCGCGGTTCGATTGGGTTCGTGTCGGATGCCAAGAGAACCAATGTCACTCTTACCAGGGCAAG ATACTCTCTCTGGATTTTGGGGAACGAGAGAACGCTGACGAGAAGTAAATCTGTATGGGAAGCTTTGGTTCATGATGCTAAGATCCGTGGGTGTTTCTTCAGCGTTGATGATGTTAAGGCCGCTTTGGATGGGAGGAATAATCAGCTCGATGATCCGGTTGATGGAAGTGGTGTGCTATTTAGAAATGAGAGGTGGAGGGCAAATTGCTTTCAGGATGCTAAGAGCCGAGGATGTTCCTCCAGGACCAATGAAGTTAAAGCCATTTCGGATGGGAAGAAAGAGGATAGTCGGCTCGATGATCCGCGCGATGGCATTAGTGTCCTATTTAAAAATGCTCGGTGGAGG GTTTTCTTTGGCGACAACTTTGTGAAGTCTTTCCGAAAACTGGCGTCGCTTGCGACCCGGATGGCAATCTTGAACCTCTTATCCAAACTTGCTGGTGGCTGGAGACCTGAGAAGAGTAATGTGGGTTTATTCCCTAAAAGCTCTTCTCATATGGTGAAGCAATTCAAGGTCGAAGGTCTCTACGTGCTGGGCACTGTGGATATACTGAAGGAACTGAGATACATCCAAATCCTGAAGATTTGGGATGTATTGCCCTTAATGGATGCAATGAGACTGGCTGAACGTCTCGGCATCGAGTTCAAAGCGTATACAGACGATTTCATTGGTCGCTGCAACGAGAAATGTCTGGAAGG GGATCAGGAAGTTCCAAAGACATGGGATTCTTCTGATGGTATTGCTCGTTTCCATGGTACCGGGGCCGATATTTCTAATCCGGGAGCGAGCGAGAGCCTGCTTTCGATGAGATTCCACCCCTCGTCATCTAGTATAGTCAGGCACTTGCTTTCGAAGGACGAGGATAGCGAAGCGAATCTCGGGTCTGAAGTAACTGGGCTAGATCAAGAGATGCGTTCCATCTTCGGTGGGCTTCGTATTTGA
- the LOC125313693 gene encoding uncharacterized protein LOC125313693, giving the protein MFEQAAEKDCNLCIAHSLGSGHESLNKNLFGSLNESQTKAVLACLDTIKCQHRSTVEMIQGPPGTGKTKTVAALLFTLLKRKHRTLVCAPTNVAIRELASRVLQLVKQSSCTTSGESLMCNLGDMLCIGNKERMKVDSDMEEIYLNHRVNCIAECFSVVTGWRRCLTSMIDTLDDCVLGYHILLDRECNIIWKHNGNDLGSKCRSSKNESKPEFKSFVDFFKHRFKSSAESLRRCFSILCTHISKSYLLEQNFQDIKSLLILLDSFEILLYREKLDSGKLKEAFSSCPSSFKTCTDTLYTSLSMKRRDCLSVLQSLNTSLGRLNLPTFTSKSMIAEFCHQAASLIFCTVSSSYKLCSKEMEPVSLLVIDEAAQLKECESMIPLQLRGVRHAVLVGDECQLPAMVESKLSYKAGFGRSLFERLSSLGHPRQLLNVQHRMHPAISRFPISTFYKNQILDGPNVTGKSYSKCHLQWPMFGPYSFIDISNGREEVGDDGRSLRNYVEVGVVSAILKNLYEACKSSGEDLSVGVISPYGAQVAAIQQEIGKGYENIEGFTVKVRSVDGFQGGEEDVIIVSTVRSNPHGSIGFVSDAKRTNVTLTRARYSLWILGNERTLTRSKSVWEALVHDAKIRGCFFSVDDVKAALDGRNNRLDDPVDGSGVLSRNERWRVNGFQDAKSRGCSSRTDEVKAISGGKKKNVRLDDPRDGYSVLFRNARQDAKSRGCSSGTDEVKAISDGKKEDIRLDDPRDGIGVLFKNARWRVLFGDNFVKSFRKLSSLATRMAILNLLSKLAGGWRPEKSNVGLFPKASCHMVKQFEVEGLHVLCTVDVLKELRYIQILKIWDVLPLRDAMRLAERLGIEFKAYTDDFIGRCSEKCMEGDQVVPKTWDSSDGIARFRGTGVDISNPGSERELAFDEIPTRRHPV; this is encoded by the exons ATGTTTGAGCAGGCT GCTGAGAAAGATTGCAATCTCTGTATTGCTCATAGTCTTGGCTCCGGACATGAGAGTCTTAATAAGAACTTGTTTGGTAGTCTGAATGAATCCCAGACAAAAGCAGTTCTGGCTTGTCTTGATACCATCAAGTGCCAACACAGGTCAACTGTGGAAATGATACAGGGTCCTCCGGGGACAGGGAAGACCAAAACTGTCGCGGCTCTGCTCTTTACTCTCTTGAAAAGGAAACACAGAACCCTTGTTTGTGCTCCGACAAATGTTGCCATCAGGGAATTGGCATCTCGTGTTTTGCAGCTGGTGAAACAATCGAGTTGCACAACTAGTGGGGAAAGCTTGATGTGTAACTTAGGAGACATGCTATGTATTGGGAACAAGGAGCGGATGAAAGTAGATTCAGATATGGAGGAAATATACTTGAATCATCGCGTTAATTGTATTGCGGAGTGCTTTTCCGTAGTCACTGGTTGGCGGCGTTGTCTAACTTCCATGATCGATACTCTCGATGACTGTGTCCTCGGATACCACATTTTACTGGACAGGGAGTGCAATATCATATGGAAGCATAATGGTAACGATCTAGGGAGCAAATGTAGAAGCAGCAAAAACGAATCCAAACCTGAATTTAAGTCATTTGTGGATTTTTTCAAGCACAGATTCAAGTCAAGTGCAGAGTCTCTCCGGAGATGCTTCTCTATCTTATGCACCCATATATCCAAAAGTTACCTTCTTGAACAAAATTTCCAGGACATTAAGTCACTTCTCATCTTACTTGATTCTTTTGAAATTCTACTATACAGAGAGAAGTTGGATTCCGGAAAGTTGAAGGAAGCATTTTCGTCATGCCCATCTTCATTCAAAACTTGCACAGATACACTATATACATCGTTGTCCATGAAGAGACGTGATTGCCTCTCTGTTTTGCAAAGTCTCAATACGTCTCTCGGAAGGCTAAACCTTCCAACATTTACGAGTAAGAGCATGATAGCGGAGTTCTGTCATCAAGCGGCTTCCTTGATTTTCTGCACTGTCTCTAGCTCGTATAAGCTATGCTCCAAGGAAATGGAGCCCGTCAGTTTATTGGTGATCGATGAGGCTGCACAGTTGAAAGAATGCGAGTCAATGATTCCGCTCCAACTGCGAGGTGTCAGGCATGCAGTTTTAGTGGGAGATGAATGTCAGTTGCCTGCTATGGTTGAAAGCAAG CTTTCTTACAAGGCTGGCTTTGGAAGGAGTCTATTCGAAAGATTGAGTTCTCTGGGTCATCCCAGACAACTTCTCAATGTCCAGCACAGAATGCATCCAGCGATCAGTCGCTTCCCAATATCAACCttttacaaaaatcaaattctggACGGGCCGAATGTTACTGGCAAAAGCTACAGCAAATGTCATTTGCAGTGGCCAATGTTTGGCCCCTACTCCTTCATAGATATTTCTAATGGGAGAGAAGAAGTTGGGGATGATGGACGTAGCCTTAGAAACTATGTTGAGGTAGGAGTTGTCTCGGCGATTTTGAAGAATCTATATGAAG CATGCAAGTCTTCAGGAGAAGATCTAAGTGTCGGCGTGATATCTCCATATGGAGCTCAGGTTGCTGCAATACAACAGGAGATTGGAAAAGGATACGAAAACATCGAAGGCTTTACAGTGAAAGTGAGGTCAGTGGATGGGTTCCAAGGGGGTGAAGAGGACGTCATAATAGTATCCACCGTGAGATCAAACCCTCACGGTTCGATTGGGTTCGTTTCGGATGCCAAGAGAACCAATGTCACTCTTACCAGGGCAAG ATACTCTCTCTGGATTTTGGGGAACGAGAGAACGCTGACGAGAAGTAAATCTGTATGGGAAGCTTTGGTTCATGATGCTAAGATCCGTGGGTGTTTCTTCAGCGTTGATGATGTTAAGGCCGCTTTGGATGGGAGGAATAATCGGCTCGATGATCCGGTTGATGGAAGTGGTGTGCTATCTAGAAATGAGAGGTGGAGGGTAAATGGCTTTCAGGATGCTAAGAGCCGAGGATGTTCCTCCAGGACCGATGAAGTTAAAGCCATTTCGGgtgggaagaaaaagaatgttCGGCTCGATGATCCGCGAGATGGCTATAGTGTCCTATTTAGAAATGCTCGTCAGGATGCTAAGAGCCGAGGATGTTCCTCCGGGACTGATGAAGTTAAAGCCATTTCAGATGGGAAGAAAGAGGATATTCGGCTCGATGATCCGCGCGATGGCATTGGTGTCCTATTTAAAAATGCTCGGTGGAGG GTTTTGTTCGGCGACAACTTTGTGAAGTCTTTCCGAAAACTGTCGTCGCTTGCGACCCGGATGGCAATCTTGAACCTCTTATCCAAACTTGCTGGTGGCTGGAGACCTGAGAAGAGTAATGTGGGTTTATTCCCTAAAGCCTCTTGTCATATGGTGAAGCAATTCGAGGTCGAAGGTCTCCACGTGCTGTGCACTGTGGATGTACTGAAGGAACTGAGATACATCCAAATCCTGAAGATTTGGGATGTATTGCCCTTAAGGGATGCAATGAGACTGGCTGAACGTCTCGGCATCGAGTTCAAAGCGTATACAGACGATTTCATTGGTCGCTGCAGCGAGAAATGTATGGAAGG GGATCAGGTAGTTCCGAAGACATGGGATTCTTCTGATGGTATTGCCCGTTTCCGTGGTACCGGGGTTGATATTTCGAATCCGGGGAGCGAGCGAGAGCTTGCTTTCGATGAGATTCCCACCCGTCGTCATCCTGTGTAG